One segment of Niabella beijingensis DNA contains the following:
- a CDS encoding TolC family protein yields the protein MSTFLCRRCCVFAGIWILLTGFHPAAAQQHLSLINLIDSSSAHFPLLKQKAALKKAAEAQLTTTRHSFLPEIKLAEQVNIGTDNSLPGALFGMGIFPSASGGITAGNNLQPATGNIVGLYSEYELFNFGLRHTQVEEGGLNISMHQADFDKDLYQVKSNVVQLYLNLLKYEIRLTTDRQNIDRYSSIRNVIRALSASGLIAGADSSMANAELAKARIGYNQTLGIINQYKEQLSFIAGIPSGNIHIDTSFYSHLHPLLPVINFPLDSIQHPALHYFSTRTQLLQINDQLIRKRYLPRVHLMAGSWARGSSIRYNNRYDPLTTGLGYQRYNYLAGIALTYNLLSEVHKKDQLQENRAALEASYQEFSQERLALQTRARQAANDLHTAAANLTQIPEQLHSAETVYRQKMAQYKAGLISLIDLTNASFVLYRSQIDFTEAHTDWYLALLNKAVATGTLDQFIQSLNLDK from the coding sequence ATGAGTACTTTCTTATGCAGAAGGTGCTGTGTCTTTGCAGGTATATGGATCCTTTTAACAGGTTTTCATCCCGCAGCGGCCCAGCAGCACCTTAGTCTGATCAACCTGATCGACTCTTCCAGCGCGCACTTTCCTTTACTAAAACAGAAAGCTGCTTTAAAAAAGGCAGCAGAAGCGCAACTTACAACCACCAGGCATTCTTTTTTACCGGAGATAAAGCTGGCGGAACAGGTCAATATCGGAACCGACAATTCCCTGCCCGGCGCCCTTTTCGGAATGGGGATTTTCCCTTCTGCCTCCGGTGGCATTACAGCTGGCAATAACCTGCAGCCCGCCACAGGAAATATTGTTGGCCTCTACAGCGAATACGAGCTCTTTAATTTTGGTCTCCGTCACACACAGGTAGAAGAGGGCGGCCTTAATATCTCCATGCACCAGGCTGACTTTGATAAAGATCTTTACCAGGTAAAGTCAAACGTGGTGCAGCTTTACCTGAACCTGCTGAAATATGAGATCCGCCTGACAACCGACCGGCAGAACATCGACCGGTACAGCAGTATCCGGAATGTGATCCGGGCGCTGAGTGCAAGCGGGCTCATCGCAGGAGCGGACTCATCGATGGCAAATGCAGAACTGGCCAAGGCCCGTATCGGCTATAATCAGACATTGGGTATTATCAATCAGTACAAAGAACAACTTTCATTTATTGCCGGCATCCCCTCGGGTAATATCCATATTGATACGTCGTTCTATAGTCACCTCCACCCGCTGCTTCCCGTGATCAATTTTCCGCTGGATTCGATACAGCATCCTGCGTTGCATTATTTCAGTACCCGCACACAGTTATTACAGATCAACGATCAGCTGATCCGCAAACGCTACCTGCCCCGTGTGCATCTGATGGCCGGCAGCTGGGCGCGGGGCTCCAGCATCCGGTACAACAATCGCTATGATCCGCTGACCACCGGACTGGGATACCAGCGCTATAATTACCTGGCCGGTATTGCGCTCACCTATAACCTGCTCAGCGAAGTGCATAAAAAAGATCAACTGCAGGAAAACCGGGCAGCCCTGGAAGCCAGCTATCAGGAGTTCAGTCAGGAACGGCTGGCCCTGCAAACCCGGGCCCGGCAGGCCGCCAACGACCTTCACACGGCAGCGGCGAACCTCACACAGATTCCCGAGCAACTGCATTCTGCCGAAACGGTATACCGTCAGAAAATGGCGCAATACAAGGCAGGCCTGATCTCGCTGATCGATCTTACAAATGCCTCCTTTGTATTGTACCGTTCCCAGATCGATTTTACAGAGGCCCACACCGACTGGTACCTGGCACTGCTGAACAAGGCCGTGGCAACCGGTACCCTGGATCAATTTATTCAATCTTTAAACTTAGACAAATAA
- a CDS encoding DUF488 domain-containing protein, with translation MHTTFLLKRVYEPPGDNDGYRVLVDRLWPRGLKKEAAGVDEWAKEVAPSTALRKWFNHDPEKWPVFREKYHAELKENPALPAFLAGLKKHRKITLLFGARDEARNQAVVLKELLDQKR, from the coding sequence ATGCACACAACCTTTCTTCTTAAAAGAGTGTATGAACCGCCTGGTGACAACGACGGCTACCGGGTACTGGTGGACCGTCTGTGGCCAAGAGGTCTGAAAAAAGAAGCAGCGGGTGTTGATGAATGGGCAAAGGAAGTGGCCCCCTCCACCGCGCTCCGGAAATGGTTTAATCATGATCCGGAGAAATGGCCCGTCTTCCGGGAAAAATACCACGCGGAACTGAAAGAGAATCCGGCACTGCCCGCCTTCCTGGCCGGTTTAAAAAAACATCGTAAGATCACCCTGTTGTTTGGCGCCCGGGATGAAGCCCGCAACCAGGCTGTGGTACTGAAAGAGCTGCTTGATCAAAAACGCTGA
- a CDS encoding Rrf2 family transcriptional regulator, translated as MSFIINKGNFALFMFSKTCEYAIRAMIYIAQQTRNGARVGIQQISAGIDSPAHFTAKILQELRRKGLVKSLKGPSGGFYLEEAALNQSLASIVRLVDGEQLFSGCGLGLKQCSETNPCPIHSSFKKVRKEMQTLLESAVLGEFVDQLNRKETFLKRHQGR; from the coding sequence TTGTCTTTTATTATCAATAAGGGTAACTTTGCGTTGTTCATGTTTTCAAAAACCTGCGAATATGCAATAAGGGCAATGATCTACATTGCACAACAAACCCGCAACGGTGCCCGTGTGGGCATTCAGCAGATCTCCGCCGGCATTGACTCCCCCGCGCATTTTACGGCGAAGATCCTCCAGGAGCTGCGTCGTAAAGGATTGGTAAAGTCGCTGAAGGGACCATCCGGTGGCTTTTACCTGGAAGAGGCTGCCTTGAACCAGTCCCTGGCATCCATTGTGCGACTGGTAGACGGGGAGCAATTGTTCTCCGGCTGCGGACTGGGTTTAAAGCAATGTTCGGAAACCAATCCCTGTCCCATTCATTCCAGTTTTAAAAAAGTGCGTAAGGAAATGCAGACCCTGCTGGAAAGTGCGGTCCTCGGTGAATTTGTGGACCAGCTCAACCGGAAGGAAACGTTTTTAAAACGCCACCAGGGACGATAG
- a CDS encoding group III truncated hemoglobin produces the protein MSGITKDITTREDIQVLVDAFYTKVRRHPEIGPIFDAVIGDRWPQHLEKMYAFWETVLLERHTYFGSPFPPHAKLPVDQLHFDAWLDLWRETIDAHFQGTVAAEAKWRAGKMAAMFLSKIRYYRDSGKTPLI, from the coding sequence ATGTCCGGAATAACAAAAGACATTACAACAAGGGAGGATATACAGGTGCTGGTGGATGCCTTCTATACAAAGGTCCGCAGGCATCCGGAAATCGGACCCATTTTTGATGCGGTGATCGGCGACCGGTGGCCGCAGCACCTGGAAAAGATGTATGCTTTCTGGGAGACGGTGCTCCTGGAGCGGCATACTTATTTTGGAAGCCCTTTTCCGCCCCACGCAAAACTACCGGTGGATCAGCTGCATTTTGATGCATGGCTGGATCTCTGGCGGGAGACGATCGATGCGCATTTTCAGGGTACCGTTGCGGCAGAAGCCAAATGGCGGGCAGGAAAGATGGCCGCAATGTTCCTTTCGAAGATCCGGTATTACAGGGATTCCGGCAAAACCCCTTTGATATGA
- a CDS encoding OmpA/MotB family protein, with translation MTKRTLFLPLGIILAALFMSGCVSNKKFTTLQSDYRNLNERYQTSQIDLAESKSRVKSLEDQLAQERANNASLKKALAALQGTLDKSINQNTQGNVNISKLVDEINSSNKYIQHLVNEKNKSDSLLMVLTNNLTRSLSRDELRDVDIKVLKGVVYISLADNMLYKSGSYEISDRAGDILSKIAKIIQDYKDYEVLVEGNTDNVPINRPNIRNNWDLSSLRASSVVQALQNQYGIEPKRLTAGGRGEYNPVADNNTEEGKSRNRRTQIIITPKLDQFMELIDKAPEKSKDTTQTAAPVLQ, from the coding sequence ATGACGAAACGAACACTTTTTTTACCCTTGGGGATTATTCTAGCGGCATTATTCATGTCGGGTTGTGTCAGCAACAAGAAATTTACAACCCTGCAGTCCGATTACCGGAACCTGAACGAACGTTATCAAACCAGTCAGATCGATCTGGCTGAAAGCAAATCAAGAGTAAAAAGCCTGGAAGACCAGCTGGCCCAGGAACGGGCCAACAATGCCTCTTTAAAAAAGGCACTGGCTGCCCTGCAGGGTACGCTGGACAAAAGCATCAATCAAAACACCCAGGGAAATGTCAATATTTCCAAGCTGGTGGATGAGATCAATTCTTCCAACAAATACATCCAGCACCTGGTGAATGAAAAGAACAAGAGTGATTCGCTGCTGATGGTGCTTACCAACAACCTTACCCGCTCTCTTAGCCGCGATGAACTCCGGGATGTGGACATCAAAGTGCTGAAGGGTGTTGTGTATATTTCACTTGCAGATAACATGCTTTATAAATCGGGCAGTTATGAAATTTCTGACCGCGCCGGTGATATCCTGAGCAAGATCGCCAAGATCATCCAGGATTACAAGGACTACGAAGTACTTGTGGAAGGTAATACAGATAATGTACCGATCAACCGGCCCAATATCCGCAACAACTGGGACCTGAGTTCTCTGCGGGCATCTTCGGTGGTACAGGCATTGCAAAATCAATATGGCATCGAACCCAAACGCCTTACAGCCGGTGGCCGCGGGGAATACAACCCTGTAGCGGATAACAATACCGAAGAAGGTAAATCCCGTAACCGGAGAACGCAGATCATTATCACTCCGAAGCTGGATCAGTTCATGGAGCTGATCGACAAAGCACCGGAAAAAAGCAAGGACACTACGCAAACCGCTGCTCCGGTATTACAATAA
- the thrA gene encoding bifunctional aspartate kinase/homoserine dehydrogenase I, with amino-acid sequence MQVFKFGGSSVANADNIKKVAAIVDHAAKKNSIVVVVSALGGITDLLLLSGKEAAEGNEDFRAKITTIEQRHFETIKELIPIASQSSLLSLVKKTINEIEEVCNGIFLLREITPKNQDRLAAYGEWLSSQIIAESFKHLGLLTLWKDARQFIFTNNDFTHAEVRLEATEKEIKKYFKENKSNVFVVPGFIGSDEQGVTTTLGRGGSDYTAALIAAAIDAESLQVWKDVNGMMTADPRLAANAKVIERISYSEAMELSHFGAKVLYPPTIQPVMSKNIPLFVKNTFAPEMPGTIVGGKTKDVKVVREHIVSGISSVNNIALLSLEGSGMIGIPGFSKRLFEALSKERINVVLITQSSSEHSICVAIDQKYLPAARNVVDKTFADEIALNKVEPLKAETHLSIVALVGENMKSLPGVSGRMFGALGRNGINIRAIAQGSSEKNISTVIATDDVRKAINVLHEEFFETVHKQLNIFIIGLGNVGSKLMEQLKQQHAFLIQHLKLNVSVVGISNSRKMIFKERGISLSGWKESLAAGEPASLTEFTSEIIKRNMRNSIFVDITANKEVAKIYDKMLQKSISVVACNKIAAASPFSEYKKLKELAHVFNARFLFETNVGAALPVIGTLNDLRRSGDEIKRIEAVLSGTLNFVFNHYDGSRPFAAVVKQAQEEGYTEPDPRLDLSGVDVMRKILILAREAGFEMEMEDIKNHSFMPASCMEGSVEDFYKAMAAEEAHFKALLDAASADNSKLKFVATFKDGKASVGLQHIKPGNDLYHLYGKDNVVLFYTARYTEQPLVVKGAGAGADITASGVFADIMRAVNE; translated from the coding sequence ATGCAGGTTTTTAAGTTTGGGGGCTCCTCTGTAGCCAATGCCGACAATATAAAAAAGGTGGCTGCAATCGTAGACCATGCGGCCAAAAAAAATTCCATTGTTGTGGTTGTTTCCGCCTTGGGAGGTATCACGGATCTGCTGCTGTTGTCCGGTAAAGAAGCGGCAGAAGGTAATGAAGATTTCAGGGCCAAGATCACGACCATTGAACAACGCCATTTCGAAACAATAAAAGAGCTCATCCCCATCGCTTCACAGAGCTCATTGCTGAGTCTTGTTAAAAAAACGATCAATGAAATCGAAGAGGTCTGTAATGGTATTTTTCTGTTGCGGGAGATCACACCCAAAAACCAGGACCGCCTGGCAGCCTACGGGGAATGGCTGTCTTCCCAGATCATTGCGGAATCGTTTAAACATCTGGGCCTGCTGACCCTCTGGAAAGATGCGCGGCAATTTATTTTTACGAACAATGATTTCACGCATGCGGAAGTACGATTGGAAGCCACCGAAAAAGAAATAAAAAAATATTTCAAAGAAAATAAAAGCAATGTCTTTGTTGTGCCCGGTTTTATCGGCAGTGATGAGCAGGGCGTGACGACCACGCTGGGACGGGGTGGCTCCGACTATACGGCGGCCCTTATCGCGGCGGCGATCGATGCAGAATCCCTGCAGGTATGGAAGGATGTGAACGGAATGATGACGGCAGATCCCCGCCTGGCGGCCAATGCAAAAGTAATTGAGCGGATCTCTTACAGCGAGGCTATGGAGCTTTCCCATTTTGGCGCGAAAGTCCTGTATCCACCCACGATCCAGCCGGTGATGAGTAAGAATATACCGCTTTTTGTAAAGAATACTTTTGCCCCCGAAATGCCCGGAACCATAGTAGGCGGAAAAACCAAAGATGTGAAAGTGGTACGGGAGCACATTGTAAGCGGTATCTCCAGCGTCAATAATATCGCGCTTCTGAGCCTGGAAGGAAGCGGTATGATCGGTATTCCCGGTTTTTCCAAGCGGCTGTTTGAAGCATTAAGCAAAGAGCGGATCAACGTAGTGCTGATCACCCAAAGCTCTTCGGAGCATTCCATTTGTGTGGCGATTGACCAGAAATACCTTCCGGCGGCAAGAAACGTGGTGGATAAAACATTTGCAGATGAGATCGCACTGAACAAAGTGGAACCGCTGAAAGCGGAGACCCATCTTTCCATTGTGGCCCTGGTAGGGGAGAACATGAAAAGCCTGCCGGGTGTAAGCGGCCGGATGTTTGGTGCACTTGGCCGCAACGGGATCAATATCCGGGCGATCGCGCAGGGCTCTTCCGAAAAGAATATCAGCACGGTGATTGCCACCGATGATGTGCGGAAGGCCATCAACGTATTGCATGAGGAGTTTTTTGAAACCGTACATAAACAACTGAATATTTTTATCATCGGACTGGGCAATGTAGGCTCCAAGCTGATGGAGCAGCTGAAACAGCAGCATGCATTCCTGATCCAGCACCTGAAGCTGAACGTAAGTGTGGTGGGGATCAGCAACAGCCGGAAAATGATCTTTAAGGAAAGGGGGATCTCGCTCAGCGGCTGGAAGGAATCACTGGCCGCAGGCGAACCGGCGTCTCTCACAGAATTTACCAGTGAGATCATTAAACGGAATATGCGGAATTCTATTTTTGTAGATATTACTGCGAATAAAGAAGTGGCAAAGATCTATGACAAGATGCTGCAGAAAAGTATTTCGGTAGTGGCCTGTAACAAAATAGCCGCAGCCTCGCCGTTCTCCGAGTACAAAAAATTGAAAGAACTGGCGCATGTATTCAATGCCCGCTTCCTGTTTGAAACCAATGTGGGTGCAGCACTTCCGGTGATCGGCACCCTGAATGACCTGCGCCGCAGCGGTGATGAGATCAAGCGCATCGAAGCCGTATTAAGCGGTACGCTGAATTTTGTATTCAATCATTATGACGGCTCCCGGCCGTTTGCCGCGGTGGTAAAGCAGGCGCAGGAAGAAGGATACACAGAGCCGGATCCCCGCCTCGATCTCAGCGGTGTGGATGTAATGCGTAAGATACTGATCCTGGCGCGCGAAGCAGGGTTTGAAATGGAAATGGAGGACATCAAAAATCATTCGTTTATGCCGGCTTCCTGCATGGAGGGCTCTGTAGAGGATTTTTACAAAGCAATGGCAGCCGAAGAAGCGCATTTTAAAGCATTGCTGGATGCGGCTTCAGCAGACAACAGTAAACTCAAATTTGTAGCTACGTTTAAGGATGGTAAGGCCTCCGTAGGTCTGCAACATATAAAACCCGGGAACGACCTGTACCACTTATACGGAAAAGATAATGTGGTGCTGTTTTATACCGCGCGTTATACCGAACAGCCGCTTGTAGTAAAGGGTGCCGGTGCCGGTGCGGATATAACGGCGAGCGGAGTGTTTGCAGACATTATGCGTGCTGTGAACGAATGA
- a CDS encoding homoserine kinase, translating to MKQVTIKSPGTVANLVCGFDILGLALNDPYDIMEFRLLDEPRVIIHNRDNFGLPTDPEQNVAGVVLLAAMEKAGGNIGFEVTIEKRIKPGSGLGSSAASAAGAAVGANLLLENRFTTDELVQLAMIGEKLASGVKHADNITPCILGGITLIRSIHPIDIVPLAAPELFVTVVHPQIEVRTADARQILKQKVLLKDAIKQWGNIAGLVAGFMRNDKALISRSLEDVIIEPVRSILIPGFDEVKRQCKEAGALGGGISGSGPSIFMLSETEAIAQDVAGIMKTVYSGIGIDHNVYVTTINNRGAEEIN from the coding sequence ATGAAACAAGTAACAATAAAATCCCCGGGCACCGTAGCCAACCTGGTTTGCGGATTTGATATCCTGGGACTTGCGCTGAATGATCCTTATGATATCATGGAATTCCGCCTGCTCGATGAACCGCGGGTGATCATTCACAACAGGGATAATTTCGGATTGCCTACGGATCCGGAACAGAATGTAGCCGGTGTGGTGCTGCTGGCGGCCATGGAGAAAGCCGGAGGGAACATTGGCTTTGAAGTAACGATCGAAAAGCGCATCAAACCGGGCAGCGGACTGGGGTCCAGTGCCGCCAGTGCCGCAGGTGCCGCCGTAGGGGCCAACCTGCTGCTGGAGAACCGTTTTACAACGGACGAGCTGGTACAGCTGGCCATGATCGGGGAGAAACTGGCAAGCGGGGTAAAGCATGCGGATAATATTACTCCTTGTATATTAGGCGGGATAACACTTATCCGTTCGATCCATCCAATAGATATTGTGCCGCTGGCCGCACCGGAGCTTTTTGTAACGGTGGTGCATCCGCAGATCGAAGTGCGTACTGCCGATGCCCGCCAGATATTAAAACAAAAAGTGCTGCTGAAGGATGCCATAAAACAATGGGGGAACATCGCTGGCTTGGTTGCAGGGTTTATGCGGAATGACAAGGCGCTGATCAGCCGTTCCCTGGAGGACGTGATCATCGAACCGGTGCGAAGCATCCTGATCCCCGGATTTGATGAGGTAAAGCGGCAATGTAAAGAGGCCGGTGCGCTTGGAGGCGGGATCTCCGGTTCGGGACCTTCCATCTTTATGCTGAGTGAAACGGAAGCAATTGCCCAGGACGTTGCGGGTATCATGAAGACGGTCTACTCCGGAATCGGGATCGATCACAATGTATACGTGACCACCATTAACAACAGGGGGGCAGAAGAAATAAACTGA
- the thrC gene encoding threonine synthase, translating to MNYYSLNQGAPKVSFKEAAISGQAPDKGLYFPETIPALEPDLIRDIETLPEAEIAFRVIRPYTGGTLPDDVLFDIVSQTVNFPFPLVPVTDSIASLELFHGPTLAFKDVGARFMSRCLGYFLKDQQKEVTVLVATSGDTGGAVASGFYGVEGVKVVILYPRGRVSPVQEKQLTALGNNITALEIEGSFDDCQRLVKQAFTDEGINAKHFLTSANSINVARWLPQQFYYFFAYKQWREKSMAPVVTVPSGNFGNICAGLLAKATGLPLGHFIAACNANDVVPSFLQTADWQPRKAVATLSNAMDVGDPSNFVRIMELFDQQLLKLKDNLSAVSISDADTIATISSVFSKTGYTLDPHGAVAYRALENYREGHPQAKGFILETAHPVKFPEAVKAATGADIDIPGALGGLMRRPKQAITMPPDYEAFKSYLMSR from the coding sequence ATGAATTATTACAGTTTAAATCAGGGGGCACCAAAAGTAAGTTTTAAAGAAGCAGCAATAAGTGGCCAGGCCCCGGATAAAGGATTATATTTTCCCGAAACGATCCCGGCCTTGGAGCCGGATCTGATCCGGGATATTGAAACATTGCCGGAGGCGGAGATCGCATTCCGGGTGATCCGCCCTTACACCGGCGGTACCCTGCCGGACGATGTGCTTTTTGATATTGTATCCCAAACGGTGAACTTCCCGTTCCCCCTGGTACCGGTCACAGACAGCATCGCCTCGCTGGAGCTGTTTCATGGTCCTACACTGGCTTTTAAAGATGTGGGGGCACGTTTTATGAGCCGTTGTCTCGGCTATTTTTTAAAGGATCAGCAGAAAGAGGTTACCGTGCTCGTTGCTACCTCCGGTGACACCGGCGGCGCGGTAGCCAGTGGCTTTTACGGAGTGGAAGGAGTAAAAGTGGTGATCCTGTACCCCAGGGGACGTGTGAGCCCGGTTCAGGAAAAACAACTGACGGCACTGGGAAATAATATCACAGCGCTCGAAATAGAAGGTAGCTTTGATGACTGCCAGCGGCTGGTAAAACAGGCGTTTACCGATGAAGGGATCAACGCAAAACATTTTCTTACCTCTGCCAATTCCATCAATGTGGCGCGGTGGCTGCCGCAGCAGTTCTATTATTTCTTTGCATACAAACAATGGAGGGAAAAATCGATGGCACCTGTTGTTACGGTCCCCAGCGGCAACTTCGGGAATATATGCGCCGGATTGCTCGCAAAGGCAACCGGATTGCCGCTTGGTCATTTTATTGCCGCCTGCAATGCCAACGATGTGGTCCCTTCTTTCTTGCAAACTGCAGACTGGCAGCCCCGGAAGGCGGTGGCTACCCTGTCCAATGCAATGGATGTAGGCGATCCCAGCAATTTTGTACGGATCATGGAGCTTTTTGATCAGCAGTTGCTGAAACTGAAGGATAATCTGTCCGCAGTAAGTATTTCGGATGCCGATACGATTGCCACCATCAGTTCGGTTTTTAGCAAGACCGGTTATACCCTGGATCCGCACGGAGCTGTGGCTTACAGGGCACTGGAAAACTACCGGGAAGGGCACCCGCAGGCAAAAGGGTTTATCCTGGAAACCGCCCATCCGGTAAAGTTCCCGGAAGCCGTGAAAGCGGCTACGGGAGCGGATATTGACATCCCCGGCGCCTTAGGCGGACTGATGCGCCGGCCCAAACAGGCAATAACCATGCCGCCGGATTATGAAGCATTTAAGAGCTACCTGATGAGCCGGTAA
- a CDS encoding YbaK/EbsC family protein, producing the protein MSLETAKAWLRKFGKEQEIIQLSATTATVDTAASALGVSGNEIAKSVSLYNKEGGALLIVTAGHRKIDSKKFRDHFGFKANMLAYDDVEKMVGHPVGGVCPFGVKEQVAIYLDHSLKDYEYVYPACGSLHTSIRLSVDELEQIVAHQGWVDVTRPPL; encoded by the coding sequence ATGAGCCTGGAAACCGCAAAAGCCTGGTTGAGAAAATTCGGGAAGGAGCAGGAGATTATTCAGCTCTCTGCTACCACAGCTACCGTAGACACTGCGGCCAGCGCCCTGGGTGTGTCCGGGAATGAAATTGCCAAATCGGTGTCTTTATATAACAAGGAAGGAGGAGCCCTTTTGATTGTGACGGCCGGACACCGGAAAATAGACAGCAAAAAATTCAGGGATCACTTTGGTTTTAAAGCCAATATGCTGGCCTATGACGATGTGGAGAAAATGGTGGGCCATCCCGTTGGAGGCGTTTGTCCTTTTGGTGTGAAAGAACAGGTAGCGATCTACCTTGATCATTCATTAAAAGATTATGAATATGTTTACCCTGCCTGCGGATCGCTCCACACCTCAATCAGGCTCTCCGTTGATGAACTGGAACAGATCGTGGCACACCAGGGTTGGGTAGATGTGACACGGCCGCCTTTATAG
- a CDS encoding CDP-alcohol phosphatidyltransferase family protein — MKQIPNLFTLLNLVFGCIAIRFILQPEPLFFSSGEKGVTTGMLVGSFFLLLAAIVDFLDGFVARLFKATSAMGEQLDSLADAVSFGVAPGMILYRMLEAGWAGQAGMSQWVLLPAVIFPCAAVWRLAKFNLDKEQHYYFKGIPTPAAGLTVASFPVIAYYGTATVNDLVFNPVFVYTSVVVISILMVSNLPIISLKFREYTLKANADKLLLVLIAVLAAIFFKWMAVPLVFVAYVIVSLIFKPDRNNAPPV, encoded by the coding sequence ATGAAACAGATCCCTAATTTATTCACGCTGCTGAATCTTGTTTTCGGCTGTATTGCGATCCGGTTCATCCTGCAGCCGGAGCCGTTGTTTTTTAGCAGCGGGGAGAAGGGTGTTACAACCGGTATGCTGGTGGGGAGCTTTTTCCTGCTGCTGGCGGCCATAGTGGATTTCCTGGATGGTTTTGTAGCGCGCCTTTTTAAGGCTACCTCCGCAATGGGGGAACAGCTGGATTCTCTTGCTGATGCAGTAAGTTTTGGAGTGGCGCCGGGAATGATCCTTTACCGGATGCTGGAAGCAGGGTGGGCCGGTCAGGCGGGGATGAGCCAGTGGGTACTGCTGCCGGCAGTTATTTTTCCCTGTGCCGCCGTTTGGCGCCTGGCAAAATTTAACCTGGATAAAGAGCAGCACTATTATTTTAAGGGCATACCCACTCCGGCCGCGGGTCTTACGGTGGCTTCATTCCCTGTGATCGCTTATTACGGAACGGCAACAGTAAATGATCTTGTTTTCAACCCTGTTTTTGTATATACCTCGGTTGTTGTGATCAGTATACTCATGGTCAGCAATCTGCCCATCATCAGCCTGAAGTTCCGGGAGTACACACTGAAAGCCAATGCCGATAAGCTGTTGCTGGTATTGATAGCAGTGCTTGCAGCGATCTTTTTTAAATGGATGGCTGTTCCCTTGGTATTTGTAGCCTATGTTATTGTATCTTTGATTTTTAAGCCGGACCGGAACAATGCTCCTCCCGTTTAA
- the purS gene encoding phosphoribosylformylglycinamidine synthase subunit PurS: MSYTVQVVIMPLKELLDPQGKAVLGGLKNLELGSVTDVRVGKNITLQVDAASPEDAKGIGEEAAKKLLANAVMEYFEVTVL, from the coding sequence ATGAGTTATACAGTACAGGTGGTTATTATGCCGTTGAAAGAGTTGTTGGATCCGCAGGGAAAGGCGGTATTGGGTGGCCTGAAAAACCTTGAGCTGGGAAGTGTTACAGATGTGCGGGTGGGCAAGAATATCACCCTCCAGGTAGATGCGGCTTCGCCTGAAGATGCCAAAGGTATTGGCGAAGAGGCAGCAAAAAAATTACTGGCGAATGCAGTAATGGAATACTTTGAGGTGACGGTATTGTAA
- the rsmI gene encoding 16S rRNA (cytidine(1402)-2'-O)-methyltransferase, which yields MLYLIPTPIGNLKDITLRALEVLKEVDVILAEDTRNTAHLLNHYQISRPLTPYHQHNEHKITAYLVDQLLAGRRMALVTDAGTPGISDPAFLLVRACVKAGVNVESLPGATAFVPALVNSGLPANRFCFEGFLPLKKGRHSLLEALKTETRTMIFYESPLRLVKTLNDLAAYFGADRECSVSRELTKLYEETRRGTLTEVATYFSQKTVKGEIVIVVKGTEG from the coding sequence ATGCTTTACCTCATTCCCACCCCCATCGGAAACTTAAAAGACATTACGCTCCGCGCCCTGGAGGTATTGAAAGAGGTGGATGTTATTTTAGCAGAGGACACCCGGAATACCGCCCACCTGCTGAACCACTACCAGATCAGCAGACCACTGACGCCCTATCATCAGCACAATGAACATAAGATAACCGCCTACCTGGTAGACCAGTTGCTTGCGGGGAGGAGAATGGCCCTGGTAACGGATGCGGGTACTCCCGGTATTTCAGACCCGGCGTTCCTGCTCGTAAGGGCCTGTGTGAAAGCAGGAGTAAATGTGGAATCATTACCGGGTGCCACAGCCTTTGTTCCTGCGCTGGTCAACAGCGGGCTTCCTGCCAACCGTTTTTGTTTTGAAGGATTCCTGCCGTTGAAAAAGGGGCGGCACAGCCTGCTGGAGGCCCTGAAGACCGAAACCCGTACCATGATCTTTTATGAATCCCCCCTGCGTCTTGTAAAAACACTGAACGACCTGGCTGCTTATTTCGGCGCCGACCGGGAATGCAGCGTAAGCCGGGAGCTGACCAAATTATATGAAGAAACCCGAAGGGGAACATTGACAGAAGTCGCCACCTACTTTTCACAAAAAACGGTAAAGGGGGAAATTGTCATTGTGGTAAAAGGAACAGAAGGGTAA